The following proteins are co-located in the Vigna angularis cultivar LongXiaoDou No.4 chromosome 2, ASM1680809v1, whole genome shotgun sequence genome:
- the LOC108327064 gene encoding uncharacterized protein LOC108327064 isoform X1, with protein sequence MPFHFPSSLQMESIQQNYYDDSVEHACNTPPGSPHISDARVGEEYQVEIPSMIEESEWLRLLVNPADSEIMGDSSLSFAIGLPLSVTWMYNEGYLADIDGDKNSDQLGKSKNYVLAPGTLSNSWSEADTRSFLLGLFIFGKNFIKIKRLLENKAIGEMLSFYYGKFYKSDEYRRWSDCRKTKGRKCIMGQKLFSGQRQQELLSRLIPHVSKESQDSLLQVSQSYVEGRVSLEDYILSMKSTVGLGVLVEAVGIGKEREDLTSLDVELGKNNWVFSGPTSQAWSSLGPSDIIKYLTGGLRLSKAKSNDLFWEAVWPRLLARGWHSEQPQHHSYVCPKDYLVFLIPGVKKFSRRKLVKGDDYFDSVSDVLNKVVAEPGLLELEDETRVGSGNEEQEKGLNKDDQYNYRRQCYLKPRASTTDHIKFMVIDTSLMHKGKFSDIMEYKSAPVKLAGKIEANAAGITTKGAKQMRKVNHSKDLSKKVNKKLTKFTVIDTSMLNVGKLLKVRELRCLPVELEFASKRTASKDRSSGEDIPSVITCDKRNISNTDSRKGISENHGTSKKEANDKSDNNANKIVERQKNQMVERQKNQKIRVSNCNQLKSTAKHQFSRRARADHCNQTVLPIKRRRLTACVKAETSRPIENSSGGLESENLAFSQSSSFLDSNQNVCDSVSLQPTGSSIASPADRNVEVNNEETILNEICQHRSSSCVKVEKCESHMPATLNTPQVPSNSKDSEMMGIGNENRQCLKAKGPCLSSDAQGVVENEKPQRTSYDVGSVEQQSDTNPRRQSTRNRPLTVKALESLENEFLQVQRKQKRKDILPHIDAFSPCRRARTRGKTNLHRRNSDHGTAVVKEKHLNEDEKMEVVELVEYFQATKLN encoded by the exons ATGGAGTCAATTCAGCAAAACTATTATGATGATTCCGTGGAGCATGCATGTAATACTCCTCCAGGTTCACCTCATATAAGTGACGCAAGAGTTGGTGAAGAATACCAGGTGGAGATCCCCTCTATGATAGAAGAATCAGAGTGGCTTCGACTTCTTGTAAATCCTGCTGATTCAGAAATTATGGGTGATAGTTCACTTTCCTTTGCAATTGGTTTGCCCCTCTCAGTTACATGGATGTACAATGAAGGTTATCTTGCAGATATTGATG GAGACAAAAATTCAGATCAACTGgggaaaagtaaaaattatgtattgGCCCCTGGCACATTGAGTAACTCCTGGAGTGAAGCTGATACAAGAAGTTTTCTCCttggtttgtttatttttggaaagaattttATCAAGATTAAAAGATTATTAGAAAACAAAGCCATAGGGGAAATGCTGTCATTTTACTATGGAAAGTTTTATAAATCTGATGAATATCGTAGATGGTCAGACTGCAGGAAgacaaaaggaagaaaatgcaTTATGGGACAAAAACTCTTTTCTGGGCAGAGGCAACAGGAACTATTATCTCGATTGATTCCTCATGTATCAAAAGAATCTCAAGATAGTTTGCTTCAG GTTTCTCAGTCCTATGTGGAAGGAAGAGTTTCTCTTGAAGATTACATTTTATCTATGAAGTCTACTGTTGGACTCGGTGTTCTTGTGGAGGCAGTTGGTATTGGAAAGGAGAGGGAAGACCTTACAAGCCTTGATGTGGAACTTGGGAAGAACAATTGGGTTTTTTCAGGACCAACTAGTCAAGCTTGGTCTTCTCTTGGACCCAgtgatataataaaatatttgacagGAGGATTGCGACTGAGCAAAGCCAAAAGTAATGATCTTTTCTGGGAAGCTGTTTGGCCTCGCTTACTGGCAAGAGGTTGGCACTCTGAGCAACCACAACATCACAGTTATGTCTGCCCCAAAGATTATCTAGTTTTTCTAATACCTGGCGTTAAGAAATTTTCAAGGAGGAAACTTGTAAAAGGTGATGATTACTTTGATTCTGTTAGTGATGTCTTGAACAAAGTTGTTGCTGAACCTGGTCTTCTTGAGCTTGAAGATGAAACTAGAGTTGGTAGCGGCAATGAAGAGCAAGAAAAGGGATTGAATAAGGATGATCAATATAATTATCGTCGTCAATGTTACCTCAAGCCCCGAGCTTCTACCACTGATCATATAAAATTCATGGTTATTGATACCAGTTTGATGCACAAAGGGAAGTTTTCTGATATAATGGAATATAAATCTGCACCTGTTAAGTTAGCTGGTAAAATTGAGGCAAATGCTGCTGGTATTACGACTAAAGGGGCCAAACAAATGAGGAAAGTAAACCATAGCAAGGATCTGtctaaaaaagttaataaaaagttGACAAAGTTCACAGTTATTGATACCAGTATGCTTAATGTAGGAAAATTATTGAAAGTTAGAGAACTGAGATGTCTTCCAGTTGAATTAGAGTTTGCATCTAAGAGGACTGCATCTAAGGATAGGTCTTCTGGTGAAGATATACCAAGCGTGATAACATGTGACAAAAGGAATATTAGTAATACTGATAGCCGAAAAGGCATATCTGAGAATCATGGTACCAGTAAAAAAGAAGCAAATGATAAGTCAGATAATAATGCAAATAAGATAGTAGAAAGGCAGAAAAATCAGATGGTAGAAAGGCAGAAAAATCAGAAGATCCGTGTGTCTAATTGTAATCAACTAAAGAGTACAGCAAAACATCAATTCAGTCGGAGGGCAAGAGCAGATCATTGTAACCAAACAGTTCTTCCCATTAAAAGGAGAAGATTGACTGCTTGTGTCAAGGCAGAGACTAGTCGCCCCATTGAAAATTCCTCAGGAGGTTTGGAATCTGAAAATTTGGCATTCTCTCAGTCATCAAGCTTTCTAGATTCCAACCAAAATGTTTGTGATTCAGTTAGTCTTCAGCCGACTGGAAGTTCAATTGCTTCTCCAGCTGATAGAAATGTGGAAGTGAATAATGAGGAAACCATTCTCAATGAAATTTGTCAACACAGGAGCAGTTCTTGTGTTAAAGTCGAGAAATGTGAATCACATATGCCGGCCACCTTGAACACACCCCAGGTTCCATCGAATTCTAAAGACAGTGAAATGATGGGTATAGGGAATGAAAACAGGCAGTGCCTTAAGGCAAAGGGTCCATGTTTGTCAAGTGATGCTCAGGGGGTAGTTGAGAATGAGAAGCCACAAAGAACCTCTTATGATGTTGGTTCTGTGGAGCAGCAGTCAGATACAAATCCTAGGAGACAGAGCACAAGAAATCGACCATTGACAGTTAAAGCATTGGAATCTCTAGAAAATGAATTCTTACAGGTGCAAAGGAAGCAAAAAAGGAAAGATATCCTGCCACATATAGATGCTTTCAGCCCTTGCCGCAGGGCTCGTACAAGAGGCAAAACAAACCTGCATCGTCGCAATTCTGATCATGGCACTGCAGTTGTGAAAGAAAAGCATTTGAATGAAGATGAGAAAATGGAGGTTGTGGAGTTGGTGGAATATTTCCAAGccactaaattaaattaa
- the LOC108327064 gene encoding uncharacterized protein LOC108327064 isoform X2, with protein sequence MESIQQNYYDDSVEHACNTPPGSPHISDARVGEEYQVEIPSMIEESEWLRLLVNPADSEIMGDSSLSFAIGLPLSVTWMYNEGYLADIDGDKNSDQLGKSKNYVLAPGTLSNSWSEADTRSFLLGLFIFGKNFIKIKRLLENKAIGEMLSFYYGKFYKSDEYRRWSDCRKTKGRKCIMGQKLFSGQRQQELLSRLIPHVSKESQDSLLQVSQSYVEGRVSLEDYILSMKSTVGLGVLVEAVGIGKEREDLTSLDVELGKNNWVFSGPTSQAWSSLGPSDIIKYLTGGLRLSKAKSNDLFWEAVWPRLLARGWHSEQPQHHSYVCPKDYLVFLIPGVKKFSRRKLVKGDDYFDSVSDVLNKVVAEPGLLELEDETRVGSGNEEQEKGLNKDDQYNYRRQCYLKPRASTTDHIKFMVIDTSLMHKGKFSDIMEYKSAPVKLAGKIEANAAGITTKGAKQMRKVNHSKDLSKKVNKKLTKFTVIDTSMLNVGKLLKVRELRCLPVELEFASKRTASKDRSSGEDIPSVITCDKRNISNTDSRKGISENHGTSKKEANDKSDNNANKIVERQKNQMVERQKNQKIRVSNCNQLKSTAKHQFSRRARADHCNQTVLPIKRRRLTACVKAETSRPIENSSGGLESENLAFSQSSSFLDSNQNVCDSVSLQPTGSSIASPADRNVEVNNEETILNEICQHRSSSCVKVEKCESHMPATLNTPQVPSNSKDSEMMGIGNENRQCLKAKGPCLSSDAQGVVENEKPQRTSYDVGSVEQQSDTNPRRQSTRNRPLTVKALESLENEFLQVQRKQKRKDILPHIDAFSPCRRARTRGKTNLHRRNSDHGTAVVKEKHLNEDEKMEVVELVEYFQATKLN encoded by the exons ATGGAGTCAATTCAGCAAAACTATTATGATGATTCCGTGGAGCATGCATGTAATACTCCTCCAGGTTCACCTCATATAAGTGACGCAAGAGTTGGTGAAGAATACCAGGTGGAGATCCCCTCTATGATAGAAGAATCAGAGTGGCTTCGACTTCTTGTAAATCCTGCTGATTCAGAAATTATGGGTGATAGTTCACTTTCCTTTGCAATTGGTTTGCCCCTCTCAGTTACATGGATGTACAATGAAGGTTATCTTGCAGATATTGATG GAGACAAAAATTCAGATCAACTGgggaaaagtaaaaattatgtattgGCCCCTGGCACATTGAGTAACTCCTGGAGTGAAGCTGATACAAGAAGTTTTCTCCttggtttgtttatttttggaaagaattttATCAAGATTAAAAGATTATTAGAAAACAAAGCCATAGGGGAAATGCTGTCATTTTACTATGGAAAGTTTTATAAATCTGATGAATATCGTAGATGGTCAGACTGCAGGAAgacaaaaggaagaaaatgcaTTATGGGACAAAAACTCTTTTCTGGGCAGAGGCAACAGGAACTATTATCTCGATTGATTCCTCATGTATCAAAAGAATCTCAAGATAGTTTGCTTCAG GTTTCTCAGTCCTATGTGGAAGGAAGAGTTTCTCTTGAAGATTACATTTTATCTATGAAGTCTACTGTTGGACTCGGTGTTCTTGTGGAGGCAGTTGGTATTGGAAAGGAGAGGGAAGACCTTACAAGCCTTGATGTGGAACTTGGGAAGAACAATTGGGTTTTTTCAGGACCAACTAGTCAAGCTTGGTCTTCTCTTGGACCCAgtgatataataaaatatttgacagGAGGATTGCGACTGAGCAAAGCCAAAAGTAATGATCTTTTCTGGGAAGCTGTTTGGCCTCGCTTACTGGCAAGAGGTTGGCACTCTGAGCAACCACAACATCACAGTTATGTCTGCCCCAAAGATTATCTAGTTTTTCTAATACCTGGCGTTAAGAAATTTTCAAGGAGGAAACTTGTAAAAGGTGATGATTACTTTGATTCTGTTAGTGATGTCTTGAACAAAGTTGTTGCTGAACCTGGTCTTCTTGAGCTTGAAGATGAAACTAGAGTTGGTAGCGGCAATGAAGAGCAAGAAAAGGGATTGAATAAGGATGATCAATATAATTATCGTCGTCAATGTTACCTCAAGCCCCGAGCTTCTACCACTGATCATATAAAATTCATGGTTATTGATACCAGTTTGATGCACAAAGGGAAGTTTTCTGATATAATGGAATATAAATCTGCACCTGTTAAGTTAGCTGGTAAAATTGAGGCAAATGCTGCTGGTATTACGACTAAAGGGGCCAAACAAATGAGGAAAGTAAACCATAGCAAGGATCTGtctaaaaaagttaataaaaagttGACAAAGTTCACAGTTATTGATACCAGTATGCTTAATGTAGGAAAATTATTGAAAGTTAGAGAACTGAGATGTCTTCCAGTTGAATTAGAGTTTGCATCTAAGAGGACTGCATCTAAGGATAGGTCTTCTGGTGAAGATATACCAAGCGTGATAACATGTGACAAAAGGAATATTAGTAATACTGATAGCCGAAAAGGCATATCTGAGAATCATGGTACCAGTAAAAAAGAAGCAAATGATAAGTCAGATAATAATGCAAATAAGATAGTAGAAAGGCAGAAAAATCAGATGGTAGAAAGGCAGAAAAATCAGAAGATCCGTGTGTCTAATTGTAATCAACTAAAGAGTACAGCAAAACATCAATTCAGTCGGAGGGCAAGAGCAGATCATTGTAACCAAACAGTTCTTCCCATTAAAAGGAGAAGATTGACTGCTTGTGTCAAGGCAGAGACTAGTCGCCCCATTGAAAATTCCTCAGGAGGTTTGGAATCTGAAAATTTGGCATTCTCTCAGTCATCAAGCTTTCTAGATTCCAACCAAAATGTTTGTGATTCAGTTAGTCTTCAGCCGACTGGAAGTTCAATTGCTTCTCCAGCTGATAGAAATGTGGAAGTGAATAATGAGGAAACCATTCTCAATGAAATTTGTCAACACAGGAGCAGTTCTTGTGTTAAAGTCGAGAAATGTGAATCACATATGCCGGCCACCTTGAACACACCCCAGGTTCCATCGAATTCTAAAGACAGTGAAATGATGGGTATAGGGAATGAAAACAGGCAGTGCCTTAAGGCAAAGGGTCCATGTTTGTCAAGTGATGCTCAGGGGGTAGTTGAGAATGAGAAGCCACAAAGAACCTCTTATGATGTTGGTTCTGTGGAGCAGCAGTCAGATACAAATCCTAGGAGACAGAGCACAAGAAATCGACCATTGACAGTTAAAGCATTGGAATCTCTAGAAAATGAATTCTTACAGGTGCAAAGGAAGCAAAAAAGGAAAGATATCCTGCCACATATAGATGCTTTCAGCCCTTGCCGCAGGGCTCGTACAAGAGGCAAAACAAACCTGCATCGTCGCAATTCTGATCATGGCACTGCAGTTGTGAAAGAAAAGCATTTGAATGAAGATGAGAAAATGGAGGTTGTGGAGTTGGTGGAATATTTCCAAGccactaaattaaattaa